Genomic DNA from Desulfonema ishimotonii:
TGACTCCGGTCAGCGGCCTGAATGTGCCGGGTCTGCGTGATATAGTACTCCAACTTTGGTTTTTCCGGGCATTATTATTGCCCGGACATTTCAGGTCAGATCATCTGATTAAAATTCGGCTGAGAGAGCCTTACCCCGAATAAAATTCTGTGCATAAGCGCCCTGCAACAGATGCGCCGGGAAAAACCTAAATTGGATGACTATAATTACTCATATGTCAGCACGATAATCGGATTCGGACAGGTTCTGATAACGGCTGTTCAGTGAAATGTCAGTCACATGTGTTTTGTAGGAGGTCTGTTGATGTTGTGAGTTAAAAAGGGCCGGGCTGCGGGTAACAGGAAAGCCTCTGCACACCGGCCCACGGTTTTTAAAATTGGCAACGTTCATAGTGCGTTGTCATCGCTTAATTTTAGGATCGGCGGATTTCAATCTGTACCGGTGTCAGCAGGTTGCATTATGCCCAACCCTGATTTTCAGCTTTGATCTATGCACTATTCCAGCGGCTCGTTCTCCATCAGATCCCAGATGCCACAGGGACAGGCAGCGGCACAGAACCCGCAGCCGATACACCGGTTTTCATCCACCACGTATTCGTACCCCGTCTCATCGGCTGCTTCCCGCCGGCTGATGGCCACCTGGGGACAGATCGTGACGCACATGCCGCAATCCCGGCAGGCCCCGCAGGAGGAACACTGGGTGCCGCAGGCATCCATATCCTCAAAGGCCGTAATCCGGGGGTCAAAATACTCCAGTGTCACCCGCGCGTAGTCGATCATGCGGCGGCTTTCTCCGGAAGGCCGTTTTCCGTTCAGGATATCGAGAATGGTTCCGGCAGCCTTCCGGCCTGCACCGATGGCGTCGGTCAGCAGACCCGGACGGACGATATCGCCGATGGCAAAGATTTTCACGTCGGTGGTCTGATAGTATTCGTTGACCATCACAAAGCCGCGTTCGGTGCGGATATTTTCCGGGAGGAATTCGATATCCGGTACGTCGCCGATGGAAATAAATACCGTATCCGCCGGAATGATCTCGCCGGTTGTCAGCGTCACCCCTTCTGCTGTGATTTCCCGGGTAAAGCAGGGCCACCGGAACCTGGCGTCGATGGCCTCTGCGTGTTCCCGTTCCCGGCCGAAGGAGGCCGGTTCCTGAACGTCAATCAGGGTGATATCCTCAGCCCCCAGACGGGCGGCCTCCGTGGCCACATCACAGCCCACATTCCCGGCCCCGATGACCACAACCCGCTTGCCGACCTTCGCCCGGTTCTCCTTGGCCCCGGCCAGAAAATCGTTGGCGGTGATCAGGCGCTCCTTGCCCGGAACCGGCAGGATTCTCGGCGTCTGGGAGCCGGTGGCAATAACGATGAAATCAAAATCCTCCCGGAGCTGCTCGAAATCCTTTTTTTTCAGCTTCTGCTGAAGGTGAACGTGGGGGATCACCTTCCGGAGCCGCTCCAGCTCTTTGGAGAGAACCTCGCCGGGAATACGGCTTTCGGGAATGAGCGAGGACATCTTTCCGCCCAGCACCTTGGACGTGTCATAGATCACCGCCTCATGTCCGTTCTGGCGAAGGTGCCAGGCCACGGAGATGCCCGCAGGCCCCCCCCCGATAACGGCGATTTTTTTGCCGCTCAGTTCCGGCAGTTCCGGCATATGGGCGCTGATGCTGGCCCTGCCCAGTTGGGTCACGTCCACGGGGGCCATCATCAGGGTCTGACGGGTACAGGACTGCATACAGAGGTTGGGGCAGAGATAGCCGCAGACCGTGGCCGGAAACGGTGTGTAGGCCAGGGCCAGATCCACGGCTTCGTCCACCCGCCCCTCCCGGATCAGCTTCCACCGCTCCTGGACCGGAATCCCGGTGGGGCAGGAGGCCTCGCACGGGGCCAGATATTTTTTATTTTCCCATATCGGAACATACCGCCGCAGGCGGCCGGTGGGGATGAGCGGAATGGGGCTGCGGTCGATATCGGTCAGGTCGCCGACAAGTCCGCCCCGGCCCAGTTCCTTGTCCCAGATCTCCTGGTGAAAAGAGTTCATGGCCCGGATATTGCGGGTCAGACGCTCCTGGGGGGACCGGGACATCAGCAACTGCCACTGCTCCCGGTCTGACAGTTTTTCCAGAAGCTCTGTTTTGCCGATATGCTCCAGGTAAATTTTCATATTCTGGAGCAGCCATTTCCACTCCTGATCCGAGATGGGGATCATCTTGGCGTCGTTCTGGCTGAACCCGTTGTGCGGCCCCCGGAAGAAGACCCTGCCGCCCACCATTCCGACCATGGGCCGGTATCCCAGCACATTGTCCGGGGTCTGGGCGTCGTATCCGCAGATGACGGCCACCCCGCCGGCCATGAATTCGCCGAAATAGTCGCCGACCGAGCCGAGAACCCACAGCTCCGGCGGCTCAAAACGGGGGTTCTGCTTGGTCATGGTCATGCCGCGGGAGCCGATATTGCCGCTGACATAGACCTTGCCCTGGGCCATGCCGTTGGCCACGCCGTTGGCCGCATGGCCCCGGACCACGATGGTGGCCCCGCTGTTAAGCCAGCCCACATCGTCCGAGGCCGGCCCGGCGATCTCGATGAAGGTGTTGGGATACCCCAGAGACCCCACGCGCTGGCCGCAGGGGCCCTCGATTCTGACATGGACGGTTTCGTTCCCCGCCTTCCACAGCCTGCCGCCGATGCCGTGCTGGCCATAGGCCTCGACCTCCAGGAACCGGTGTCCGTGGGCGACCGCGTCCTGGATATGTTCCTCCAGCACCCGCGAATCAATCCGCACACCGTCTTTTTTTCCAGAAATTTTATGGTATTGACTCTTATTCATTCACTCTCTCCGTATGCAAAAGGCAACGGGCAGGGGATGAGTGCATCAGATCGCGCATCTCATCTCAGGGATTGCCCGCTCACCTGTGCGCCTGATTTTAAACCACATACTTGATCTGAAGCCGTTCGGCAACATCTGTGTTGTTGATGCCCAGCGCATCGGACATGCCGATGGGCAGGGAGGTCGAGCGGCCCAGGGGCGCGATGATCTTCTTCAGTTCAGTGTCAAAGCTCAGAAACACATCCACCACCCGCTGCGCCACATCTTCCACATCCAGACGCCGGTACAGGCGCGGATCCTGGGAGGTGATGCCCTTGGGACAGAGGCCAATATTGCAGATATTGCACCGGTCGGCCTCAGACCCCAGACAGCCTGCCGCGGCCTGCATGATGTACTTGCCGACAACGACACCGCTGGCCCCCAGCATGATCAGGGCTGCCGCGTTGGCCGCCAGGTTTCCGTTTTTACCGACACCGCCGCCGGCAAAGAGGGGGATTTCGTTCTGCTGCCCCAGCTTCACCAGATTCTGGTAGCAGTCCCGCAGGTTGGAGGCAATGGGATGGCCCATGTGGTTCATGGAGACATCGTAGGCCGCGCCGGTTCCGCCGTCCTCACCGTCCAGCAGCATTCCGCCCGCATAGGGGTTG
This window encodes:
- a CDS encoding FAD-dependent oxidoreductase, whose amino-acid sequence is MNKSQYHKISGKKDGVRIDSRVLEEHIQDAVAHGHRFLEVEAYGQHGIGGRLWKAGNETVHVRIEGPCGQRVGSLGYPNTFIEIAGPASDDVGWLNSGATIVVRGHAANGVANGMAQGKVYVSGNIGSRGMTMTKQNPRFEPPELWVLGSVGDYFGEFMAGGVAVICGYDAQTPDNVLGYRPMVGMVGGRVFFRGPHNGFSQNDAKMIPISDQEWKWLLQNMKIYLEHIGKTELLEKLSDREQWQLLMSRSPQERLTRNIRAMNSFHQEIWDKELGRGGLVGDLTDIDRSPIPLIPTGRLRRYVPIWENKKYLAPCEASCPTGIPVQERWKLIREGRVDEAVDLALAYTPFPATVCGYLCPNLCMQSCTRQTLMMAPVDVTQLGRASISAHMPELPELSGKKIAVIGGGPAGISVAWHLRQNGHEAVIYDTSKVLGGKMSSLIPESRIPGEVLSKELERLRKVIPHVHLQQKLKKKDFEQLREDFDFIVIATGSQTPRILPVPGKERLITANDFLAGAKENRAKVGKRVVVIGAGNVGCDVATEAARLGAEDITLIDVQEPASFGREREHAEAIDARFRWPCFTREITAEGVTLTTGEIIPADTVFISIGDVPDIEFLPENIRTERGFVMVNEYYQTTDVKIFAIGDIVRPGLLTDAIGAGRKAAGTILDILNGKRPSGESRRMIDYARVTLEYFDPRITAFEDMDACGTQCSSCGACRDCGMCVTICPQVAISRREAADETGYEYVVDENRCIGCGFCAAACPCGIWDLMENEPLE